Within Labrus bergylta chromosome 18, fLabBer1.1, whole genome shotgun sequence, the genomic segment AAGTCACAATCACATAaggaaaatcttagacttgACTTTAACAATTAAATCTTTTCGTTTTGTCTGTTTGGTTgccttttccccctctcagGTCTGCAGTCAGACATCACTCAGCTGTTGACAACATTTCAGAAGTCACATGCGCACTCTGGTGAACTCTGgttaataaaacactttttccaTGTAAATGATTCTGTTCGTTCAGGTAAAACTACAAGACATAGTCATCAGcgtcagtttaaaaaacaggacTTTTCCTTTGAGAACCACCCTGCAGAGATTGTGTCTTATCTGTGTTTAGactggacttttctcatgactAATATCGAGATTTTCAAATCAACACTGGAGGCAGCCAAACCATCCTGCTCTGTGTTAGATTAATGATTACTTCCTTTGCTCAtgtttcctgctgttttttCCTCATTACTTCCTCATTCTCCTGGTTAGTGCAGTCAGGTGAATTTGTGCAGAAGGTGACAGAATACACTGATATTCCCCGTGGACAGAAGCACCATCAATTCATACTTTCATGATCACAGAGGGGATCTTTAAAACGTCTTAAACACATACAAAAGCATCAAATAGAAATTAGAAATCAGGATGTTGGTTAGGTTTTATCACTAGAGGGTTTTTCTTTCTGGAATCCCGTgtcagtttgtagttttttacttctttaattGAACAAAACCACTGATGTCATCACAGAGACATGTAGAAGAACTTGTGACCTCTATGTCTTCTTTTCACTTTTACAGGCAAGCCAAGTTTATGAGAAAACGATCAtaagtcaacagaaaaaaaaccctgtccTGACCTCGGTTGGCCTCAGAAGGCTCTGGGCTGCCAGTGTCATAATTACTGTTTTCATCCTAAATTAACCATTCATCTTCATCAACACAAGATCACAACACTAGGCCTTATTGTACCCAAGGTCTCTCCTGAAGTTTCTTGATATGGTAGTTGACCAGAAAATAAATTCCAAgtcatctgttaacatggaggaggtgggGTCAAAGACATGTAATGCTGCTAGTTATTCAAGATAGCACTAAATATCTATCCATCTTTTAATAGAGTACATGGCCATATCAACTAGTAATGTGAGCTGTTGTAAGTAGTTGAGGATTGAAAGGTTTGAGTATTAACATTTTAACGAAAGGCTCCTAATTTAAACACAAGATAAATAGTCCACCGATTCCTCACTGATTGTAGCagtagtgtgtttgtgttagtgaGTCTCAGGAGTCAACCATCAGTGAAAGTTCTCGTCTCCAGACATAAGACTCTAAGAAACACCCACAACAAGCCAATACTATACTTTTATGGATTATTTGTTTAGTTGTTGACTTGCGAAATGTGTGAAATTGATTGAAAGGcttgttttcttcatctctcttgAAGATCGTTCTGAGTTTCTCAAAGAATCTCTAATGGATGAAACATGATCTGAGTGGATCCTATAAACTGTAAAATTAATCTGGAACATTACTTTGATGTTGGTTAGTTCAACAATCATTGTGTTTTTGGTCTTTGTGAAAGTAGAAATGTGATCACTTGATGACCTTTGCTGCCacatgaattttattttttaagtttgcaGTAGGAATTTTACATTTAACCAAACCTCATGTTTAAGTGAGAATCACTAAAATTGAATATTTACCTGAACACTGATGGACAACTCCTGAGCTTCTCAAAGTCACTTCTTCTACAATCACTGATAATTTTAGTTCTTATTTTGACCTTGGTacactgacagaaaaaacacagttttgatTTCCTGTAAATTTGAAACCCAATACAATAAGGCATCACAAGCATATGTGTTTTGAGGTCAAACTTCAGAATGATTATAaagttgttgttggaggagAATCTTACTGAATCTGAAACAGCTGTTTAGTTTTGTTGAAGTTGTTGAAATTGAGTTACAGGAATATGTTTAACTCCCATCAGAAgtagaaaatataaacaaaatttATTTAAGgtaaacaaaatacaaattccACTCAAATGATGTTTCCACCGTTAGAGTGTTTGAGAAACTCTGAACAATCTTCAACAGTAGAGAAGAAACAAAGTCTTCCCACCAGTTCCCTGCTCTGAAAGAAACATCTGAACTCCTCATTGTGGACAGCGAGGCCAAACTCTTTCAAGACACATTTCTCAAGGAAACAGCTAAAGAAACGATCCCTGAAAGTAAAGTCTTGGTTTGTTCTGGATGTTTCTCAGAGTCTTATGTCTGGAGACGAGAACTTTCACTGATGGTCGACTCCTGACACTCACTGAGACCCTCCTACACTCACTGAGACTCCTCCTACAATCAGTGACTAAAATCACTCTGCAGTTTTACTTTATATCCTTcaataatgttgttttgttgatgtaaatctctttttttaatggggtttttaatttgcagtaaaactttgaaaaaacagATAATGAGCTCCACAAAGACACTTCTACTGTGAACAACAAATGCATATTTAAAAGATAATGTGAATTTGTCACTGATTGTAGGAGGAGTGTGTTAGTGAGTGTCAGGAGTCGACCATCAGTAAAAGTTCTCGTCTCCAGACATAAGACTCTGAGAAACATCCAGAACACACCAAGACTATACTTTCAGAGATCATTTCTTTAGTTGTTgacttgagaaatgtgtttctgaaGAGTTCGGTCTTGCTGTCCATGATGAAGAGTTTTGATGTTTTCCAGAAAACTTGTGAAAAGACTATTCAGACTTTCTCAGAAACACTCTAATGGAGGTAACATATCCTGAGTGGCCTCTCTAAAGAGTGTGAAAATAATCttatatgaaacatttaaatttaaatttcaaACTTTTACATTTGAAGAATCTGTAGTTCAAGGCTTTCATCTTGATGGTTCTTCCACATGCAAAACCATAAACGTGTGCACATTTGTAATGCTCACCTGAAGTCTGGGTAGTGTTCCACTAAAGGCTGCAGGTGGTTCTTAAtgtctgtcttgtttttctgtatgatgatgtcactcaggtcctCTCCAACATGGTGGAGCCATTCGTGAGTCGactcctgaaacacacaaaacataaaaacatattttttaagaaTCAGTGGTTAGGAGCGCTGCGTCAGTCCTCAATCAAGCTGAACAGCAGACAGGTGCTTTCTGTGGGAGCGGGGAATGAACAGATAAAAAACAATACTTCTATGAAACAGTCTGGTAAAGATTTCTTTGCAAAATATTggatcttttattttattttaaaaaggataAAACTATTGGGGAAGTTGAAAAGGGAAATAAAGAGGTCTGGGGAACTACAAGCAACTCGAAGACATCTGGCACGTGCCAAACAGCAACAATCTTTTAAGAGCTCACGAGCCAAAAACACATCATTTCGTATTATTAGTCACTTTTGTccaaaatacaaagaaaaacacaaattgtttCAGGGCATTGTGTGTGAAACTAAGTAGAAAACCACAAAAATGATGCATGAAATGTTGAAACTGTTGCTTCATGAGTTTGTGGTTCAAATTTAGTTGCATGTCATTGGCCTTGCTAAGGTCTAATATGTAAATGTTACATGATGTTGAAGTAATTGAGGAAAAATTTAATTGTACTTAAATTTAGTGAGGTTGTAAAGTAGTAAGTTTAGTTAATGTACACGATTTCTCCCacttttattaaacatgtttaaataactGAAGGGTTTAGATTTTGATGTAGAAAGGATGCAGTTCATATTAAagggggggttgggggaggGGGTGCTTTGTTACCATTTCCGCAAAAAGATCTCTAAGTTTCCTCCACTGCTCTCGGATCTTCGTCGCTGCCTTCTCGTGTTTGCGGTTCTTGCACGAGTAATTGTTCTTCATCAGGCAGCCGGCGTATTCCCTCACCACGTGGTAGTGCAATCGACTCGCGAACTCCTGTTGCCacgaaacacaaaaaaacaaaaacacacacacacacacacacacacacacacacacacacacacacacacacacacacatagagggaGTGAGGCTGCTGAACAACAGGATGGGCTCAGAAAAAGGGGAAATGTCAGGgtgtctttgtctttatttatccATCACGGGGCCAGCAGCCATCAGGTCATCTGAGCTAACACCTTCACTTCCGCCTATTCTTCTCCCCCATGCTGCCAGGATTTATCCCCCGTCGCTTCTAGTGCAATCTGCAGTCGCAGCGTCCGGTCACAAACAATGGAGCTAATACTGAGTCACTGGAACTTCCAAGAAGGgtcaatgaaaaagaaaatatggaTTTCCTATGATGTCCTACAAAGCAATTAGAAGTCATTGTGAAAACCTTATcactaaaataaatgtgttagcTTGATATTTTGAGTCTTTTCCCTCAATTAATCACTTGCTGCCTGACCTAAGTGTTCTTTTTTAAGCTGATCTGTTCAAAGGTTGCCTTTCTTGTTACAGTACGAATGATTTCTCCGATAAGGAGATTTTAAATCTTTGGCCCCAGGTGGGAACTTTAGCGGCTCATATCCAACTGTTTGTGACGTTTTTATTCCTCATTAAGAGGTCGTGATCTTTCCTGTAAGTGAAAGGATTTGGCTGACACACTTGAAATTCCCACCATGTATTTTTCagccctcctcttcctcctccttctcctcctcctgctcctcctcctcctcctccttctcctcctgctcctcctcctcctcctcctcctcctcctcctcctcttccttacCTGAGCGTGTGGAGGCCTCATGAGAGTGCAGTGATGAGAGAGCTGCTCCGTCTGTTCATAAAGCTGCTTAAAGTCGTCATCATTGGTGAGCCACTTCCTGGTCATCATTTTCCTCAGACAgtgctgggggaaaaaaatgtagacTCCTTTTTACTTTTCCTGTCTCAGGAAGTTTCAGGAAGATCATCAATCTGTCGGCTCTTCAAAGTAATTTTCGCATTTGCTCTCCTGAAAATTTCTAAAGAATTTCAGGAGTGTTGCTTCTGAAATCCTCCTGGTCTGGTTGTTCAAATATGCAATTCACAGCGGAAGAGTATCCCTGTTGGATGGGAAAGGGGACGGGGATGGGGGGGACTTAACtttgtattcacacatgcagctcacactGAAACACTTAAGGAGTTTTGTAAGAGTTACGAGCAACAGTGAATCACTATAAGGTATCGTATTCCTCCCACAGACTAAAGTGACTCATACAGTAAGTGCATCCAAATCCTCCAAACTTAACGTCAGCAACGTCTAGCCTGCCCTCCTACCAATTTCTAGAAAATCCCAGGACAGTCTGCACCTGAATTATTCCAGAGGTCctctttcacacatgtccctcaaAGTGGCAGATTTTCTCTGTCTGATAGGAATGGGAGTAGGGTGGTCTCAGAAGGCATTATGTAAAAAAGAACACTGTGGAACTCACATAACCAAGAGGGTGTGTGAAGCGACAGAGTCCAATGCTATGATGACACTTTTTGGCCTTCACAGtgtaaacaaaagagaagagaatcCTGGCAAGCAGAAAAGTGAATCAAACTGCTTCGTCAAGAGCACCCAGATTCCTCTGGTTTCCCAACCGTTgcataattaaaaatgttttcatcccGCCCACCCAGTTGTTGGTTTCCCCCTCGATTATCACCTGCTTCCACACATCGGCTCACTCTGACTGCGTGCAGACATTTTACTGGGTCTGGGTTCATACATGAAGCTCACTAGAACGATTTCAGGACATATTCAGAAGTGTAGCGCATGTTTGAAAGTTGGCTATGATCACCACTTTactcctctttacttttctttttgctcaCTTGTGATGTGAAACAGTAAATTTCCTGGAAAgctttgtgtgtgcgtgatgAGAATTTACCTAGCATCCCCTTTTCAATTCCTCTTTAGAAAGCACATAAGAAAACTGCCTTTCTCTCCATGTGAGGATATAACTCTATGAAGACAGGATTTTTGCTTCCAACTAAAATAACCTTGATTTGATTTAGTGTGACTCTTTTTGTACCTTGACATCCTCTTTGAACTGGTCCTCCAGGTCCTGTGTGAGCCTCACAATCAGCCACTTCACTTCTTTTCTGAATCCTTCCACCTCCTGCGGACAGGCGGCCTGGTGCCCCTCCATGTGTTCCCTGCAgaaggaagaaaaggaggaagtgGAAAAACATCACCTACTGACTGAGATTAAAAGGTGAAATTTCACTTTGATAAAGCTTtttatacaaagaaaaaacaactttatataACTCTGCCAGTAGATCTCTCAATCCAACACACTGGACCTGTAAGCATAACTTGTATGTTTATTTCGCAAAAAACAGACAgtcctctgactttttttttttttactttctagaAGCTATGCATCGCTTTTCCTGAAACCTTTGAGAATACTTTCtcgttaaaaataaaatgttaaataaaaaacagattttaggTTGAGTCTCTGAGACTAGGAGGTCCACTCTTTTCCAGAGAGGCTTTAAATTATGGgcaagtaaaaacaaacaaactgtctgCGAAAACAGCTCCAGTCCCTCCAGCAGGAATGTCATAGCGATGGTGAACCTTGTAATTTGGACTCAGATTTTTAGAAATGAAAGTAAAATCAGATTTTTCCACCGGATCTCAAGAGCTTGACTGATTTTTCCACATTTGAAGCCAAGTTTCCTCTTACAGTTCTATTTTAAGCCCCTTAAACACATGAACTCCTTCTACATTTTCTGAACAAACTCCCATTCAGGGTCTTTCAAACATGAAGCTCACAGCTGGAGATGGTTCTTGTGAGATGCATCCTCACAACATGTTTGGTTCCTGAGGAGGGGCAGTTTGGTAGAGCATgtcagaagaagagagggactCTTCAGTGATGGTGAATGTTTCTTGTTTAATTTCACGACAACATGTATAAGATCATGTCTCAATACAAACAATGGGTGAAGAGAACATAATACAGCCAGCTGAGATGAGACATAAAGAGTGTAAGAAGCAAaactctgctctgctctgggctggcaggaaaaagtctgcTGAAAGTCTGAGTGAACAGATTTGTTGTAGTTTACGTTCCCTGCATTCAGCCCCATCCAGTCAGTGTCGGAATATTTCCTGAAGTCCAGTGTATGAGTGAAAGGggccatatttttttttaactggatgTATTTTTATTCACTGAAAGTGGAGCCCTCATGTAAAGATTATCACTTAACCAAAAGTCTGTTCTTTTCGCCGTAACTTAACCAAACTGTGACAGTGCGGCTGCTCACACATTGCATTAACACCTGTGTCCTGGGTTGGTAACAAGTGGTACGCCTTGATGCTAGATGTTAACGCTGCAGACAGATTGAGACCTCGCAGCTTAGACCACATCCAGAGGTGGTCTGACACGTTGGtttgatgtgatgatgatgtattCAGTCTATTCAAACGGGAAGGCACTCATTTGCGCAAGAGACAGGCAAGCAAACTCTGATCTCAAGGACTCACCATTGTTAATGCAAAGTGTAAACGCCCATTCCTAAGTGCTGTCCAGTTCTTATCAAATGACTCAGGACGGTAAGCCTCAGTTATGAAAAGTTGACAACTTATTGCCTGTGTTTGTCCGGTACGCCTGTCACTGATACTCTCCAACATCACACAGTATATGTCGATTTGGAAGTGATTTACATTTAACCTACTCCACTGTTTTGCTATTGGGATGTGTTTtcttaattctttttttaactacttaagaagcagcttcacttctgaGAAACGTATGACCCTCATTGTGAAGCTTTTTAGGACTTTTGCATTATCTATATTTTGCAGATTTGGGATATTTGTgtattaaaatgaatttaagCAACCTTTTCTACTTTGCACAAAACCCCCTGCAATCAAAACCCCTCAGGATGTAGTTCTGTATCGAATAAAGGCAGTTGAGAGAGATGACAGGAAATAGTGGAAGGAGGTGCAACAAACCCCCTGAGACAGATCTAAATCTAGAATACTGCAGTGTAACATTCACATATTAGACCTTAGCAAGGCCAATGACATGCAACTGAATTTGAACCACAAACTCATGAAGCAACAGTTTCAACATTTCATGCATCATTTTGTGGTTTTCTACTTAGTTTCACACACAATGCCCTGaaacaatttgtgtttttctttgtattttggACAAAAGGACTAAAAACCAAAAGAGTGAGATGTTTGATGCAAGTGCATCTAAAGTGCTCCTTAAACTTCTACGCAGCAAAGAATCAAAAGCAGACTTCAACTCTGCAGCCAGAAGCACTCACGCCCTGCACATCTCATATAAAAGTCCTTGAACAACCACGTCCCAACCCACAGCTGGGTTCTTTCGttgtgacagacagacacagctgGAGGGGTTTTTGGAGCTTCAGCCGACttactttctctttcccctAACGTACAACACGACAGCGTTTCTCACTCGCAGGCCCAGTTCACTGAAATCACGTGGGCTGAATCTCTCTGAGGCTGGCACGGTTCTAATGTCTCTCCCAGTGGCATGACCGCATCTAAAGTGGGTCTGTTATCCGCCTCTGCCGTGCTGTGCATATTAAAGAAACAGTCTCCTAAACTACTCCCAGAGTGTGAGAGGGAATGTAGCTCTGCAGCTCGCACATTGGCATGAGTGATGGAAAATCCCCCAGTAAAGTCCAAAATAACTTCAAGATGAAGTCACCCAAATAAAAGCTCTGCATGGCGTTCTAATTATCTCAACATCCGTTCACAAATCTCTCTTTTCCCCTTCATCCGTGAAAAGACTGTCTTGACATTTGTTATTtaggaaacagactgaaatgaatattgaTGCATCTAGTGgaactacaaaagcaaaacagatcatcagcataaagattgGCTGTTTGTATGAAGTCACTTCTTAATGCCTGAAATCTCTGCAACGAGGTCGGAGTCAAACGAAGATGAacctgctgcagaaacactttttctttttttttcttacagtttCCACAGCATACATTCACAGAGTGacactgtttttattatcaggaAAGGCTACCTTTGCATgtaaacatgcaacaaaaacagcagagattttttatttatttatttattttaatctaaATTTTGCAATTTTGCAGCTTTCATCTTGAAACCAGGGAATATTTTGTTTCTATATTTCTGGTTAGCTAAGCataataaaaagcttttttagATGGACTCCCACTGAGTGAATCTGGTgacagtttttcttcttcaagaGGCAGGCAGGCGTTAAGTGATTTGGGCACGGCACATTAGTTTACTGCGAGTATTTCAGGGAAGTCACATGACTTACTGTAGAGCTGTGAAGCTGTTGATGTATGTTATATGATACTCGGTCCAAAGAGTCTGTGGTCTGAGAGCGCCGCAGTGCCGTCTGAACTCTGTCTCGAAtctgcagagaagagaggagacgaCTGTTAGAGGAAGAGAGACGACTTTCAGAACGACTAAAGAGCATGACACCAAACCATAAATGACATTCCACAAACATGTTGAGTGACTTGTTGAGTCGCTTTCAGAAACACTACAGGCCTTGATGGGTTGAGAAAATCCAAACATGTTGTGAAGATTGTATTAAAGTGAGAGCAGAGGAAAGTTTTGGTCTCCTGTCTGCAGAACAAATGTGCCTTTCTACCAATAATTTAACCTTGAACCTTgagtttttttcaaatatttcttaTTCAAATTGTAGGTTctagtgttttttattttgtttatcttttcagCAATGTTAAAATTAGTTTCCTTTAGCTGCTACAtttgctgctgcagagattATCAAGTCACTGTatgagattaaaaacatttgaagaaggagaagaagaagaggaggaggatgcacACATGATCCTCAGGAGCGTTCAACTGCAGGATAAATAGTGTTAGCCATACATCAGGCAAATGAAATATTCTTATATTACTCAAGAGGAGAATCATGCAACTCTGTGCTCGTGGCACAGAGGACAGGATCCTGTTTTTGGGTAtgttttgtggatttttctATGCGTGAGGGTTCCCCCTCACACCTCCACCCTTCCCCTTTTTACTTCTAAACTGATGCTTTtaaaagaaatctgtttttttgcaTGACTTTACAGAATTCTTCACTTATTCCTCTGCCCTGGAGAAGTGACCTTCTCACTAAACAGAATCATCAGAAGATAAAAACCATCACAGCTAAAAAACCAAACTGTTATTTACCTTACATTAATGAAACAACATGATTGATCTGTTAATAAGAAAACAGAGCTTtctaagaagagaaaatgtagGTAACCTTGGATAGGTACTTACTAATCCAGTGTTTTATTTGGCGAATAAAAGATATCGATGGGTCATGATTTTCAAATACTCAAGAAGTCATTCATTTAGAAATATCtattttctcctttattttAAGTGGTTACTGCAGGCTGTTAAACACTTTGGTCTTGatatagtatatagtatagtTATAATAATACCCTTGCTCCCTGATATGTTGTACTTGACTTTGCCTGATAAGTATATTTCAGATAGTGTTGTAGTGCTCCAAATCGGTCTTGGACCACTTCTTGGAGGTCGAAatcttgtctctgtgttcacAAACCTTTTAGGAAACTGTTTTAACTCTTCGAGGCAGGAGGAGATCACTCTCTGTTCCAGCTGAGCATCGATCTGTCCAGAGCTCTTCATGTTTCCTTTCACTATCTGTAAGACAGAAGAGACAACAGCATGGAATCAGTCCAGTGTATATCAGGCTCTCTGCTGCCCCCATGTGGTCAAAATGCTAAAATGCATCAAAGTtagtgaggggaaaaaaatacagatgaCAGTCtcataaaaatctaaaataaaaaagcagttttaacataaaaatgtaaagtgttttatCTTTTCTCTTGCGTTGTGTTTCATGCAGAGCTAGTAGGTAATGTGCAgcatgtgttgttattgttatttagAGTGGTGTGTGCTTCTCTGGATTaagtttgtttctgttgttttcatttattgattCTACTGATGAGGCAGCTGAACTTGTATCATATCGCATCATGTTGTATGGCAGCACATCGTATCGCATACAGATAGTTAAGTGTCGTACCGTCTGGATGTCCATGTCAATGTCAGAAATCAGGACGTTATCCTCCCTTTCTGGAGCTTTTTGTTCGCTCCAAACCTCCTTGTTCTcaagtttaatgatattgtccAGTGCTGACCTCAGGTCCTCCTGTattcaaaaacacagtttggGCAAACTTCAGCAAACTTCAGCAACAAAAAATGTAACGCTTGAATAAGCATTAAACaatagttgtttgtttttgccctcTTGTTATTCCCATTatggccactagagggcaaCACCaagcaaaaaatataaatactgtGGAAAATAAGGCCTATTTGGACTGGTCCATACATAAATGGAATCAGTCTTTAACtataaatatgtttgttatAAACCCTCAAATTCTAAAAATATCTTTTCATTTTCCCCAGACAGAGTTCAGTGGACCTCGGGGCCTCACCTTCACTCTGCAGCAGTACTTCTCCTTCAGCTGCTTCAGGAAGTCGTCCTCCAGCTGCAGATCAGCGCTCGCATCCTTTAGGTCTGGCTGCAGAGAGGGACTTCCCATGATCCTCTCGCTGTGATGGGTGAGATAAGAAACGTCAACTAACATTTCAGGTTATTGGATCTGTTGGCACGAAAGAACGCTGAAGACGAGTTGCTTCATGTCGGGGCGAAAGATTAAAACCATACAACAAACTCTGCAAGCAACACAGGATCTTTGTGACTTCATGAGGGTATTTGGGAAATCATTTTCCAAAAGTATACGAAGAGAATCAGAATGTGCACCATTTCTTGTTCTTTTAATTAGAAACAATCCTCTAAATTCAAGAGGATGGTTTtatcttgtgtgtttgtaaggTAGTCTGATACAGTGTATGTGTGCTGTGAAGAAGTCTTTTTGGATGCTACTTTACTAATCTGTGAGAAATGCGGACACGACCTGATTTGAATTTTTCCGTTTTGGCCTCGAGAGAATATtgagcctcttttttttcttctccttcttatCAGATTAGCTGTTTATTTTTGGTCtcccaaaatgttgttttagagcacaggttttgtgtttggtgtggCCTGATTCAACAGATACTGTCAGAAATGCCTCTCTGTCTGCACCATCTGTGAACATATCTCGACTTTATGTGGAGACTGTGAACATTGTTGAATGACCATCAGTCCGAGACATGTGGCCAGAACATCTGGTCGAGGACTTCTCTGCGTATAATCGCCCTCTTGCTTCATTTCAATCATATCATATATTTTATAATAACTGAACGGAGGCAGAAATGTTTGCACACATTCTGTAAGGTTGAGCAAACTGCTGTGGGTGCTTGAATGTGATCGATTATGCAGACAGTACACAACATCACTGTGATTACAGCCTGCATGACAATCAGGCCACTTCTTCTCTGTGTAccttaaaaatgtttccttaCACTAAGGTCTCATTATTTAGTATAACTCGTGGGTAATGGTAAGGAGGACTAGGcatttgttttcaaacaaaGTAGGGGTCCAATCATGGTTGATGAGTCAGAAAAGGGCCAAGGTGGCAGCATCTGGATCAGTGTGTAAAACACTGGTAGTGAATAATCTGGCCTTCAGTTCCTTACAGGAAGTCCTTTTTGTATGTACTTAGTTCTGTGTTTAAgggtttaaattaaaatattctgAAGCGTGTGCTCTCAGTGATGAAGGAACATGTCGCAGTGCGCCAGTGTGAGACtcattgatgtgttttaatAGGTTTTGGATACACGTAAAAATACAAGAAGTGGGAAagatatttctttattttggtctttgtaataaaaatgtaattgtaatATGATCCTAACAGCCTTGTTCTCAGTAATCATGCTCATTAGATTtaacttttctcttctctgacCTTTTGTAGCGGTTGATGATCCAGTCCAGCAGAGCGTACAGATCCTTCAGCTCCGTGACCTGTGGCTCCAGCTTCTTCAAGTGCTGCCCAACGACTCGGTGGTAACTCTTCACGTAGGTGCTGAACACCTTGAAGCTGGGCGGGTACGACCACCGCAGCTGTTTCCTCACGATCTCCAAGTCCTCCACGATGGCCTTCCCCAGCAGACCCAGGTGAACCGCCAACCAGGAGACGTTCTTCTCCCTCTGCTCCAGGTGAACGCCCTCCACCTTCAGCTGCACGCCCTCG encodes:
- the exoc3l4 gene encoding exocyst complex component 3-like protein 4, whose translation is MSHMMDKSAENSDEDRVSLKSNVKTPSEGAVKETMGMLQTFRKSIRRAAEKSPMLSGGKGSKSTPRSDAADNESSSPPPPSPSLSAGSPMTSPMTSPMTSPMTSPMTSPMTSPIQSIGGLFQKKDEEEVDTEQKSKGLTRSKTDPNGVRLGGSLMKKGASLRRSLKFNTKKDKDKTNRKEQLDHVSEFSGEEKKEEKEEEEEEECGEMDETYTLPELPHTPLSVMQINNLIEMEVLEEAHLNLLALRREFQQEQERCGEDSPMELAKKEKDLNLLYGHLRNKVNTIARDSNSFPSRNKGLLVPVARIIQEEEQRADQPGGLTDSWMEAWREAVCEGVQLKVEGVHLEQREKNVSWLAVHLGLLGKAIVEDLEIVRKQLRWSYPPSFKVFSTYVKSYHRVVGQHLKKLEPQVTELKDLYALLDWIINRYKSERIMGSPSLQPDLKDASADLQLEDDFLKQLKEKYCCRVKEDLRSALDNIIKLENKEVWSEQKAPEREDNVLISDIDMDIQTIVKGNMKSSGQIDAQLEQRVISSCLEELKQFPKRFETEFRRHCGALRPQTLWTEYHITYINSFTALQEHMEGHQAACPQEVEGFRKEVKWLIVRLTQDLEDQFKEDVKHCLRKMMTRKWLTNDDDFKQLYEQTEQLSHHCTLMRPPHAQEFASRLHYHVVREYAGCLMKNNYSCKNRKHEKAATKIREQWRKLRDLFAEMESTHEWLHHVGEDLSDIIIQKNKTDIKNHLQPLVEHYPDFSKKHLVAVLYFRGLTRGREHQRILQRFSQLKKSGSGACDKSRLLFSDMEFTVNTNCFSNLPFSCLSAFFPDN